In one window of Oncorhynchus kisutch isolate 150728-3 linkage group LG16, Okis_V2, whole genome shotgun sequence DNA:
- the LOC109906316 gene encoding histidine N-acetyltransferase-like — translation MKIENSLPRPQLPESPPQTGLQFTVATEEDFDEIMAISQDIYGGLDYLPTRYTAWLSESNRTVILARKQGKVIALESVCVIDDGETMLVEGLRVAPQERGKGVAGVLLRFCSQLVKSKWPEVKVTRLTRDDQLGPKDFQKYRLITKQGILLVRFNAEDLKLRLSELGPVVTLPTYSEGTPQGSDTPLVPPVLLDLNEAHQMFLNSGLMSNVLPNATIVQDWQPFKPVPSNMVILLKKDIDWMVDDRYTPTVASLCTHPFWVPGGPRGVGTDTYYLNIDVFGKDIGLVLHQFLSHLRRHATTLKGHVMCQMFLDPPMWKPMAEFCCQTLNVELVKEYTEQCVVESDVV, via the exons ATGAAGATTGAGAACAGCCTGCCCCGCCCCCAGCTCCCCGAGTCTCCGCCCCAGACAGGCCTGCAGTTCACCGTGGCGACAGAGGAGGACTTTGATGAGATCATGGCCATAAGCCAAGACATCTACGGAGGGCTTGACTACCTACCGACCCGCTACACCGCCTGGCTATCCGAGTCCAACCGCACTGTCATACTGGCCCGCAAGCAGGGCAAAGTG ATTGCCCTGGAGTCGGTGTGTGTGATTGACGATGGTGAGACCATGCTGGTGGAGGGGTTACGTGTGGCCCCCCAGGAAAGGGGGAAGGGTGTGGCAGGGGTGCTGCTACGGTTCTGCTCTCAACTGGTCAAGTCCAAGTGGCCTGAGGTGAAGGTGACCAGGCTGACCCGTGACGACCAGCTGGGGCCCAAGGACTTCCAGAAGTACCGCCTCATCACCAAACAG GGCATACTGCTGGTTCGCTTCAACGCTGAAGATCTCAAGCTCCGGCTCTCCGAACTGGGACCGGTTGTGACCCTTCCCACCTACTCCGAAGGTACCCCCCAGGGTTCTGACACCCCTCTGGTTCCCCCTGTCCTTCTGGACCTCAACGAGGCCCACCAGATGTTCCTCAACTCGGGCCTGATGTCCAACGTGCTCCCCAACGCTACCATCGTCCAGGACTGGCAGCCGTTCAAGCCAGTGCCCAGCAACATGGTCATTCTTCTGAAGAAG GACATCGACTGGATGGTGGACGACCGCTACACCCCCACTGTGGCCAGCCTGTGCACCCACCCCTTCTGGGTTCCTGGAGGTCCTCGCGGAGTTGGGACGGACACGTACTACCTCAACATCGACGTGTTTGGCAAGGACATAGGCCTGGTGCTCCATCAGTTCCTGAGTCACCTGAGGCGCCACGCCACCACCCTGAAGGGGCACGTCATGTGCCAGATGTTCCTGGATCCTCCCATGTGGAAACCCATGGCCGAGTTCTGTTGCCAGACACTGAATGTGGAGCTGGTGAAGGAATACACGGAGCAATGCGTGGTCGAGTCGGATGTCGTGTAG